Proteins found in one Tolumonas lignilytica genomic segment:
- the lapB gene encoding lipopolysaccharide assembly protein LapB, with product MLELLFLLLPVAVAYGWYMGRRSVRIDEDKKNSQRSRNYAAGINFLLSEQPDKAVDLFIDLLQVDTDTIDTHLALGNLFRQRGEVDRAIRIHQNLVARCLDSTEQQNLSMLELARDFIAAGLLDRAENVLLSLLNDDDLANDARTTLLQIYEQLHEWQKAINIAEKLPGKNYSHIIAHYYCQIAEQDIAQTDFKAASIRLKRALKIDPRCVRALILFAQMHIDQKQFDTAIKLINQIPDISSNFASEAWKLLLQCRSHIGEHEFTKILVRWLENSQNTTVALALAESIQTQQGIRDAEAFILRHIKRNPTMRGFHRLMTYQLEAMHDDKATESIYLLRSLVEKQIATKPIYRCERCGFSSKVIFWHCPSCKQWGSISPIQGLDGD from the coding sequence ATGCTGGAATTACTCTTCCTGCTTCTGCCAGTTGCGGTAGCTTATGGCTGGTATATGGGAAGACGCAGTGTCCGTATTGATGAAGATAAAAAAAATTCTCAGCGCTCGAGAAATTATGCAGCTGGAATTAATTTTTTATTGTCAGAGCAGCCTGATAAAGCTGTAGATTTGTTTATTGATCTATTACAGGTAGACACCGATACAATCGATACACACCTTGCTTTAGGTAACTTGTTCCGCCAGCGAGGGGAGGTTGATCGCGCTATTCGTATTCATCAAAACTTAGTCGCAAGATGTCTTGATTCAACAGAACAGCAAAATTTATCCATGTTGGAACTGGCTCGAGACTTTATTGCAGCGGGTTTGCTAGACCGAGCAGAAAATGTATTACTCAGTTTGTTGAATGATGATGATTTGGCCAATGATGCCAGAACAACGTTACTGCAGATTTATGAGCAGTTACATGAATGGCAAAAAGCGATAAATATAGCTGAGAAGCTGCCGGGTAAAAATTATAGTCATATTATTGCTCATTATTATTGTCAGATAGCTGAGCAGGATATTGCACAAACAGATTTTAAGGCGGCTTCTATACGATTAAAGCGTGCTTTAAAGATTGATCCTCGATGTGTTCGAGCTTTAATTCTGTTTGCTCAGATGCATATTGATCAAAAGCAATTTGATACTGCAATTAAATTAATTAATCAAATTCCTGATATATCGTCTAATTTTGCTAGCGAAGCATGGAAGTTATTACTGCAATGCCGCTCTCATATTGGAGAACATGAGTTTACTAAGATATTAGTTCGTTGGCTTGAGAATAGTCAGAATACAACGGTTGCTCTTGCTCTGGCTGAATCTATACAAACGCAACAAGGTATTCGTGATGCCGAAGCATTTATATTACGTCATATAAAAAGAAACCCGACAATGAGAGGGTTTCATCGATTAATGACGTATCAGCTGGAGGCTATGCACGATGATAAAGCTACGGAAAGTATTTATTTATTACGGTCATTAGTTGAAAAGCAAATAGCGACCAAACCTATCTATCGCTGTGAACGTTGTGGTTTTTCCAGTAAGGTCATTTTTTGGCATTGCCCATCATGTAAACAATGGGGAAGTATTTCACCTATTCAAGGTTTGGATGGTGACTAA
- the pyrF gene encoding orotidine-5'-phosphate decarboxylase, which yields MTESKIIVALDFAKKEDALSFVDQVTPSDCRLKVGKEMFTYYGPQFVETLVKKGFDVFLDLKFHDIPTTVAKAIKASAEMGVWMVNVHASGGRKMMEAARTALLPYGDKAPFLIAVTVLTSMEQSDLADIGLNIAPFEQVLRLAKLTQQAGLDGVVCSAQEANVLKAQLGDSFKLVTPGIRLDTTVKTDDQSRVMTPVEAIRAGADYLVIGRPVTQAISPLMTLQDINQSILA from the coding sequence ATGACAGAATCTAAAATTATTGTTGCCCTCGATTTTGCTAAAAAAGAAGATGCTTTATCTTTTGTCGATCAGGTTACTCCTTCTGACTGCCGTTTAAAAGTTGGCAAAGAAATGTTTACCTATTATGGTCCTCAATTTGTCGAAACGTTGGTCAAAAAAGGTTTTGATGTATTTCTTGATCTCAAGTTTCATGATATTCCGACGACTGTTGCAAAAGCAATAAAGGCGAGTGCGGAAATGGGGGTTTGGATGGTTAATGTGCATGCATCTGGTGGCCGAAAGATGATGGAGGCTGCGCGAACTGCATTATTACCATATGGCGATAAAGCTCCATTTTTAATAGCTGTAACGGTGCTTACCAGTATGGAACAAAGTGATTTAGCTGATATTGGTTTAAACATCGCGCCTTTTGAGCAAGTTCTTCGGTTAGCTAAATTGACACAACAAGCAGGTTTAGACGGTGTGGTTTGTTCAGCGCAAGAGGCTAATGTATTAAAAGCGCAGCTGGGTGATTCATTTAAATTGGTGACGCCTGGCATTCGTTTAGATACAACTGTGAAAACAGACGATCAGAGTCGTGTTATGACACCAGTTGAAGCCATTCGTGCTGGTGCCGATTATTTGGTGATTGGACGACCAGTGACCCAAGCAATATCACCATTGATGACATTGCAAGACATAAATCAATCTATCCTTGCGTAA
- the rrtA gene encoding rhombosortase has product MQTSISITRNIRQILSLSNVIFFVIVFFSLSLLQFIQQHIIDLSFYRTLVQQHEYWRLLTGGLVHANTTHLTLNLLGVFCLLMLYEHQIKTIYWCSISITLVICVNISIFLWIPSTEHYLGFSGASHGLYAWYSIKEWKRKHSLFPIFILLFLLGKMIIDAFSINQLSSTLIGMRVHWQSHWIGAIAGTLIAFISKKKPHRAANTNNN; this is encoded by the coding sequence ATGCAGACATCCATTTCAATTACTCGAAATATAAGACAGATATTGTCTCTGTCAAACGTGATTTTTTTTGTAATCGTCTTTTTTTCTTTAAGCCTTTTACAGTTCATTCAACAACATATCATCGATCTTAGCTTCTATCGAACATTGGTTCAGCAACACGAATATTGGCGATTACTTACAGGAGGCTTAGTGCATGCCAATACAACTCATTTGACACTCAATTTATTAGGAGTATTCTGTTTGCTGATGCTGTATGAACACCAGATAAAAACAATATATTGGTGTTCAATTAGTATAACTCTCGTCATTTGTGTGAATATATCTATATTTTTATGGATTCCATCAACTGAGCATTATCTTGGTTTCTCTGGTGCATCACATGGATTATATGCTTGGTATTCAATAAAAGAGTGGAAACGAAAGCACTCATTATTTCCAATTTTTATATTGTTATTTTTACTAGGGAAAATGATTATAGATGCATTTTCCATAAACCAATTGAGTAGTACCCTTATTGGCATGAGAGTACATTGGCAATCTCACTGGATTGGCGCTATAGCTGGAACGCTAATAGCATTCATATCTAAAAAAAAGCCGCATAGAGCGGCCAACACAAATAACAATTGA
- a CDS encoding D-2-hydroxyacid dehydrogenase family protein, with the protein MKIAILDDYQNAVKSLACFSILNGFDVTIFTDTPSSIDELAYRLKPFDALVLIRERTAINEALLAQLPALKVISQTGKISNHIDVAACEKYGVTILEGVGSPTAPAELCWTLVMAASRHLVPYVLNLKSSQWQQSGLGLGRTLSGLTLGIWGYGRIGQMMATYAKTFGMSVLVWGSQQSRDKALNDGFHAASSKEAFFRACDVLSLHLRLNDATRACVTLQDLLLMKADALLVNISRAELIEPSALLQSLKAGHPGFAALDVFESEPVNTDTELLQLPNVLGTPHIGYVEKNSYELYFRAAFENIVSYSKA; encoded by the coding sequence TTGAAAATTGCCATTCTCGATGATTACCAAAACGCAGTGAAAAGCCTCGCCTGTTTTTCCATTTTGAATGGCTTTGATGTTACGATTTTTACTGATACACCCTCTTCCATTGATGAACTGGCTTATCGATTAAAACCATTTGATGCCTTAGTGCTCATTCGTGAACGCACGGCTATCAATGAAGCGTTGTTGGCTCAATTACCTGCACTGAAAGTGATAAGTCAAACTGGGAAAATCAGTAATCACATCGATGTAGCTGCTTGTGAAAAATATGGTGTCACTATTCTTGAAGGAGTCGGTTCTCCAACTGCGCCAGCTGAGCTTTGCTGGACATTGGTGATGGCGGCAAGCCGACATCTTGTTCCCTATGTTCTCAATCTCAAGTCAAGCCAATGGCAGCAATCGGGCTTAGGGTTAGGTCGAACCTTGTCTGGACTCACTTTGGGCATCTGGGGATATGGTCGCATTGGACAGATGATGGCAACATACGCAAAAACTTTCGGCATGTCTGTTTTGGTCTGGGGCAGTCAGCAATCCAGAGATAAGGCCCTCAATGATGGTTTTCATGCAGCCTCATCCAAAGAAGCCTTTTTCAGGGCTTGTGATGTGTTATCGCTTCATTTGCGTTTAAATGATGCAACCCGGGCGTGCGTCACTCTGCAAGATTTATTATTGATGAAGGCTGATGCATTGTTGGTCAATATCAGTCGAGCTGAATTAATTGAACCGTCTGCGCTGCTTCAGTCTTTAAAAGCCGGTCATCCCGGGTTTGCTGCACTCGATGTATTTGAATCAGAACCTGTAAATACTGATACTGAGTTACTGCAACTACCCAACGTATTGGGTACGCCTCACATTGGTTATGTTGAAAAGAATAGCTATGAGCTTTATTTTCGTGCAGCTTTTGAAAATATCGTTAGTTACTCAAAAGCATAA
- a CDS encoding IS5 family transposase yields MDALLPWSMLLALIEPVYPKAGNGRQPYPLQTMFRIHCLQHWYNLSDGAMEDALYEIASMRLFAHLSLDGAIPDRTTIMNFRHLLEQHQLARQLLETINQWLTDSGVMMKQGTLVDSTIIEAPTSTKNKQNQRDPEMHQTKKGNQWHFGMKAHIGVDAKSGLTHTLVTTPANEHDLNQLENLLHGQEEFVSADAGYQGAEKREALKEVDVDWLIAERPGKVRTLKQHPRLNKVAIRIEYLKASIRSKVEHPFRIIVQQFGFVKARYKGLAKNDNQLAMLFALANMVRVDQMLRYSQGVSEIR; encoded by the coding sequence ATGGATGCTTTATTACCGTGGTCGATGCTTTTGGCACTCATCGAACCGGTTTATCCAAAAGCTGGAAATGGGCGCCAACCTTATCCATTGCAAACTATGTTTCGGATCCATTGTTTACAGCATTGGTATAATTTGAGCGATGGCGCCATGGAAGATGCACTCTATGAAATTGCTTCCATGCGATTGTTTGCACATCTGTCACTGGATGGCGCAATTCCAGACCGAACAACTATCATGAACTTTCGCCACTTGCTGGAACAACATCAATTAGCCCGGCAACTACTTGAAACCATCAACCAATGGCTCACAGATAGTGGTGTCATGATGAAACAAGGGACACTGGTTGATTCCACAATTATTGAAGCACCAACATCTACAAAAAATAAACAAAATCAACGCGATCCAGAAATGCATCAAACCAAGAAGGGCAATCAATGGCATTTTGGCATGAAAGCGCATATTGGCGTTGATGCCAAAAGTGGTTTGACGCATACACTGGTGACAACGCCAGCCAATGAACATGATCTGAACCAGCTAGAAAACCTATTGCATGGGCAAGAAGAATTTGTTTCAGCCGATGCGGGTTATCAAGGTGCAGAGAAACGCGAAGCCTTGAAAGAGGTGGATGTTGACTGGTTGATAGCGGAGCGTCCAGGTAAAGTCAGAACCTTAAAACAGCATCCACGACTAAATAAAGTAGCCATACGGATTGAATATTTGAAAGCCAGCATCCGCTCAAAGGTTGAACATCCGTTTCGGATCATCGTGCAGCAATTTGGCTTTGTAAAAGCCCGATACAAAGGGTTAGCAAAAAATGATAATCAATTAGCGATGTTGTTTGCACTGGCTAACATGGTTCGAGTAGACCAGATGTTGCGATATAGCCAAGGTGTCTCTGAAATCCGGTAA
- a CDS encoding TIM44-like domain-containing protein: MKFNKLFFFGFLTLLISEYCYARAGGATSHSSGGRSNYGGFIKLLYFIGIAVWAVILGFIVYLKKTKTRRLLRKLAVADSVWDEHKLTTLIETAYFKIQESWKLRNPNLAREFMSERLYSKHLQQAQMMLQDNLKPMMFYINLKKISIVEVTDFNDNNKDKFTAHIVGSIFDYVINEITNEQVAGNGDNETFRELWSFIRFNDKWLLDEIHQDISASELLKLKNKIEAPSLA; encoded by the coding sequence ATGAAATTTAATAAACTCTTTTTCTTCGGTTTTCTGACCTTACTCATTTCCGAATATTGTTATGCCAGAGCAGGTGGTGCGACCTCACATTCGAGTGGTGGCAGATCTAACTATGGTGGTTTTATTAAACTTCTCTACTTTATCGGGATCGCTGTTTGGGCCGTGATTTTAGGTTTCATTGTCTATTTAAAAAAAACGAAAACACGACGGCTATTACGAAAGCTCGCTGTGGCTGATTCAGTATGGGATGAACATAAGCTAACCACATTAATCGAAACAGCCTATTTCAAAATTCAAGAATCTTGGAAACTCAGAAATCCAAATCTAGCGCGAGAATTCATGAGTGAACGGCTATACAGTAAACATCTACAACAAGCGCAAATGATGCTTCAAGACAATCTGAAACCCATGATGTTTTATATCAATTTGAAGAAAATTTCTATTGTTGAAGTGACAGACTTTAACGATAACAACAAAGATAAATTTACTGCACATATTGTTGGTTCAATCTTTGATTATGTGATCAATGAAATCACTAATGAGCAAGTTGCAGGCAATGGTGATAATGAAACTTTTCGTGAATTATGGAGTTTTATCCGTTTTAACGATAAGTGGTTACTTGATGAAATTCATCAAGATATAAGTGCATCAGAACTATTGAAACTTAAAAATAAAATTGAGGCACCAAGTTTGGCCTAA
- a CDS encoding helix-turn-helix domain-containing protein yields MSFLQVKEQARSLFSNASFLVHISNNEKYEQALSFMEELIEEYDLYEPLIELLSASIERWENNAPEFAEFNRKVATLDSGAAVLRTLMDQYHLKTDDFKNEIGGKSMVSMILGGTRKLSKDHIQALCDRFKISPALFFNHSN; encoded by the coding sequence ATGAGCTTCTTACAAGTGAAAGAACAGGCACGGTCATTGTTCTCCAATGCCAGTTTTCTTGTTCACATCAGCAACAATGAAAAATACGAACAGGCTCTTTCCTTTATGGAGGAGCTGATTGAAGAATACGATCTCTACGAACCACTCATTGAGTTACTTTCTGCGTCGATTGAACGCTGGGAGAATAATGCGCCTGAATTTGCTGAGTTCAATCGCAAGGTGGCGACATTAGACAGTGGTGCAGCGGTGTTGCGAACACTCATGGATCAATACCATTTGAAAACCGATGATTTTAAAAATGAAATTGGCGGCAAAAGCATGGTCTCCATGATCCTTGGTGGCACACGTAAGCTATCAAAAGACCATATTCAGGCATTGTGCGATCGCTTCAAAATCAGCCCTGCTCTATTTTTCAATCACTCGAACTAA